In Sphingobacterium sp. PCS056, the following proteins share a genomic window:
- the uraH gene encoding hydroxyisourate hydrolase has product MKKIILAALLYLTCSAAFVQAQTYQLSSHILDISTGLPAPEVPVKLQKWNEKDDTWTVVDQKITDENGRIKDFLEQKNAAKGVYKLTFLVADYFKSKQVTSFYPFIEVVFEIKDNKHYHVPITLSPFGYSTYRGN; this is encoded by the coding sequence ATGAAAAAAATAATTTTAGCCGCTTTACTGTATCTTACTTGCAGTGCAGCTTTCGTTCAGGCACAGACCTATCAATTGTCAAGCCATATTCTGGATATCTCGACGGGTCTTCCTGCTCCCGAGGTGCCTGTTAAACTGCAGAAGTGGAATGAAAAAGATGATACCTGGACAGTAGTAGATCAAAAAATTACGGATGAAAATGGACGTATTAAAGATTTTTTGGAACAAAAAAATGCGGCAAAAGGAGTTTATAAACTGACCTTTTTAGTTGCCGATTATTTTAAAAGTAAACAGGTAACCAGTTTTTATCCCTTTATAGAAGTGGTTTTTGAAATCAAAGATAATAAGCATTATCATGTGCCGATTACTTTATCTCCTTTTGGATATTCCACCTACAGAGGAAATTAA
- a CDS encoding heme-binding protein: protein MVLKKYMLLLAAMCVLSFAEAHSPVPADSLRATEKKDRSAYLMVSQQLTLSAANDLSALVRAKALELGKQVSVAVVDVNGQVILINRGDGVGPHNSEASRRKAYTALSTKTATLILAKNAKANPATENLAHLPELLLLGGGVPLYYQGNVIGAIGVSGGGGPENDDLIARAAQLLEFELVAK, encoded by the coding sequence ATGGTATTGAAAAAATATATGCTATTACTGGCCGCAATGTGCGTGCTTTCTTTTGCTGAAGCCCATAGTCCGGTGCCTGCAGATTCGCTCCGTGCAACAGAGAAAAAAGATCGTTCTGCATATTTGATGGTCAGTCAGCAGTTGACTTTATCTGCGGCGAATGATTTGAGCGCCTTAGTGAGGGCAAAAGCATTGGAGTTGGGCAAACAGGTTTCTGTTGCTGTAGTAGATGTGAATGGTCAGGTTATACTGATCAATAGAGGAGATGGTGTAGGGCCTCATAATTCGGAGGCATCTAGACGGAAGGCTTACACAGCTCTGTCGACCAAAACTGCAACATTGATTTTGGCTAAAAATGCGAAAGCAAATCCGGCAACAGAAAATTTAGCGCATCTTCCGGAATTATTGCTGCTAGGTGGTGGTGTGCCGTTATATTATCAAGGAAATGTTATTGGTGCAATCGGGGTATCGGGTGGCGGAGGTCCAGAAAATGACGATCTGATCGCTCGAGCTGCTCAATTGCTGGAATTTGAGCTTGTTGCCAAGTAG
- a CDS encoding FecR family protein, whose amino-acid sequence MNDQEINDLLNRYREGICTAAEKKAVEAWYNALDYKHTLTVEEFESAKERSWKQLNPIKKKKTTYLRYAAILIGLLSFSTMIYLISQNQRKQLIVETSMIKPGGNRATLVLGQKDSLDLTQLIIGETIESNGILIKKLADGTISYAIDPTSKATPLTNKLIVPRGGQYRIVLADSSIVLVNSESELEFPSQFNGHERRIKMIGEGYFEIAKNSSKPFIVQSKEQEVKVLGTKFNIEAYRNDKNITTTLLEGKVQVTSGQQHIILKPGEQSLFDGEKIHISSAAIASNTAWKDNLFIFQSQPLGSIMQKIARWYQAEVVFENRELAQIRFTGSISKHQEIDQVLNLLEMTDKIKFVIEQQTIYVKAK is encoded by the coding sequence ATGAACGATCAAGAAATAAACGATTTATTAAACCGTTACCGTGAGGGCATTTGTACAGCAGCTGAAAAAAAGGCTGTCGAAGCATGGTACAACGCGTTAGATTATAAACATACGTTGACCGTCGAAGAATTTGAATCGGCCAAGGAACGGTCATGGAAACAGCTGAACCCGATCAAAAAGAAAAAAACTACTTATTTGCGCTATGCTGCGATCCTGATCGGTCTTTTGTCTTTTAGCACCATGATATATCTGATCTCCCAAAATCAAAGGAAGCAACTGATAGTAGAAACATCCATGATCAAACCTGGAGGAAACCGCGCTACACTCGTGTTGGGGCAAAAAGATTCCTTAGACCTTACCCAACTTATCATTGGAGAGACTATCGAATCAAATGGGATTCTCATCAAAAAGTTGGCAGATGGAACGATATCCTATGCCATCGACCCAACCAGCAAGGCAACACCTCTTACAAATAAACTCATCGTGCCACGTGGCGGCCAATACCGCATTGTATTGGCAGACAGTTCTATCGTTTTGGTCAACTCAGAATCCGAGCTCGAGTTCCCTTCACAATTTAATGGACATGAACGTCGGATTAAAATGATCGGTGAGGGGTATTTTGAGATTGCAAAAAATTCAAGTAAGCCCTTTATTGTACAGTCTAAAGAACAGGAAGTCAAAGTCTTGGGGACAAAATTCAATATTGAAGCATACCGCAACGATAAAAATATTACGACCACCCTGCTTGAAGGGAAGGTCCAAGTGACATCCGGTCAGCAACATATCATCCTTAAACCAGGAGAGCAGTCCCTATTTGACGGTGAAAAAATTCATATTTCCAGCGCAGCGATAGCCTCTAATACTGCATGGAAAGATAATCTGTTTATCTTCCAAAGCCAACCATTAGGAAGCATCATGCAGAAAATTGCACGCTGGTATCAAGCAGAGGTCGTATTTGAAAATCGGGAACTCGCACAAATCCGCTTTACTGGAAGCATTTCAAAACATCAGGAAATCGATCAGGTCTTAAATCTATTGGAGATGACCGATAAAATAAAATTTGTTATCGAGCAGCAAACCATCTATGTAAAAGCAAAATAA
- a CDS encoding acyloxyacyl hydrolase has product MTVRVLIFIALAFTSFSLAAQVTPRISSSLDSSKATGSGKPRLIFQLEHESGGELKMNERTKETLADSYYNGINFRIGFQSQYKDSVQSVYNELYHYPIYGIGVYSSTFGQEHLGDPFAVYGFVAIPIAPKVNSKWNFNYRIALGLSGRFNPYNEEENPLNLIIGSKNNVYIDLGVQANYRLSSKFQLGAGLAFHHFSNGALALPNTGINLLPLSLSVSYSPSSQPFDFRKSVIRPMDDKQELRFNYAFGFKQIDRENDKQYFKSTLGAYYSKHLGYKWRIGAGMDAFYSASGHDQKVAGDKTGSFGALFSYGPAFYIDHVLNPRLYLNGNVGAYLHRNKFNGESSPIYLRAGVRYKVYRDIFTGVSIKAHAGKADFIEWTMGYGLQLKKKKNQ; this is encoded by the coding sequence ATGACAGTAAGAGTTCTGATTTTTATCGCCCTAGCATTTACTTCCTTTTCATTGGCCGCTCAGGTGACTCCTCGTATTTCAAGTTCCTTAGATTCCAGTAAAGCGACCGGTTCGGGCAAGCCTAGATTGATCTTTCAGCTTGAACATGAAAGTGGTGGCGAATTGAAGATGAATGAACGTACTAAAGAGACACTGGCTGATTCTTATTACAATGGCATCAACTTTCGCATTGGTTTCCAGAGCCAGTATAAAGATTCGGTGCAGAGTGTGTACAATGAATTGTACCATTACCCCATCTATGGTATAGGTGTGTACAGCAGTACCTTTGGTCAGGAGCATCTTGGAGACCCCTTTGCAGTATATGGATTCGTAGCGATTCCGATCGCTCCAAAAGTAAATAGTAAATGGAATTTTAACTATCGCATTGCACTGGGTTTATCGGGTCGATTTAATCCTTATAATGAGGAAGAAAATCCATTGAACTTGATCATTGGAAGTAAAAATAATGTATATATCGATCTGGGGGTACAGGCCAATTATCGATTGAGCTCAAAATTTCAACTGGGTGCTGGACTTGCGTTCCATCACTTTAGCAATGGTGCATTGGCATTGCCCAATACAGGGATCAATTTGTTGCCCTTAAGCCTATCGGTTTCCTATAGTCCATCAAGCCAACCTTTTGATTTTAGAAAATCGGTGATCCGTCCAATGGATGATAAACAGGAGCTTCGCTTTAATTATGCTTTTGGATTTAAGCAGATCGACCGTGAAAATGATAAACAATATTTTAAATCAACACTCGGTGCTTACTACAGCAAACATCTTGGCTATAAGTGGCGCATCGGTGCAGGAATGGATGCTTTCTATTCCGCAAGCGGTCACGACCAAAAAGTGGCGGGAGACAAAACGGGTTCGTTTGGAGCATTGTTCTCGTATGGTCCTGCGTTTTATATCGATCATGTGCTCAACCCCAGATTATATTTAAATGGTAACGTGGGCGCTTATCTGCACCGCAACAAATTTAATGGGGAGAGCAGCCCGATCTACCTCAGGGCAGGGGTGCGGTACAAAGTGTATCGTGATATCTTTACGGGAGTTTCCATTAAAGCACATGCTGGAAAGGCTGATTTTATCGAGTGGACCATGGGGTATGGGCTTCAGTTAAAAAAGAAAAAAAACCAGTAA
- a CDS encoding RNA polymerase sigma factor, with product MHLTEYQNCSDEQLFELVKLGNATAFQHLYDRLYYILLSQALRKVKSKEDAQDLTQDLFMNIWTKRDQINIEGQVINFLFASLRNSVINFYIKTKKQDEREELFQYFKGQFEETTDRTIHKNELEQIIQQEIDALPLKMKQIYLLSRNQELSHKEIADLLAISELTVKKQVANALKILKKKINYVLFTFF from the coding sequence ATGCACCTGACGGAATACCAGAACTGTAGCGATGAGCAACTTTTCGAGCTTGTTAAGCTTGGAAATGCTACTGCATTTCAACACCTCTATGACCGCCTATACTATATACTCCTTTCACAGGCTCTTCGTAAAGTAAAATCCAAAGAAGACGCCCAAGATCTTACCCAAGATCTTTTTATGAATATCTGGACCAAGCGTGACCAGATTAATATCGAGGGTCAGGTGATCAACTTCCTATTTGCTTCCCTGCGCAACAGTGTGATCAATTTTTATATCAAAACCAAAAAGCAGGATGAACGGGAGGAGCTTTTTCAATATTTCAAAGGACAATTTGAAGAAACAACAGATCGTACCATTCATAAAAATGAGCTGGAACAGATTATTCAACAGGAGATCGATGCGCTTCCGCTTAAAATGAAACAGATCTATCTATTGAGCAGAAATCAGGAGCTCTCCCATAAGGAGATTGCAGACTTATTGGCGATCTCAGAATTGACGGTAAAAAAGCAAGTGGCCAATGCGCTCAAAATCTTGAAGAAAAAAATAAATTACGTTCTTTTCACATTTTTTTGA
- a CDS encoding RagB/SusD family nutrient uptake outer membrane protein: MKIKYLGIYIAATLSMSACSMVGDIDDIKPYYKMETDNVVYNTESAESVLRGVYKSWRTFNVSSFRPYMSILSGTTASKGGGLTGGQEFITNSIQASNVALSNLYQGSYLTINSANNLIMLMERGDAKGTPEQRVLEIIAECKIQRALAHFQLLRHFGYFFDLQSNYGIVLRDQPFQGTETAARANVQASYDFILQDLDFAIAHAPAQQEFHYYVTQMTAKAIKAKVLLHMGKYALAEQIAQEVIEDADNKGYMLEDDFSNIFIQGYESAEVLFATYTSGPMETASDQVARTTYSDYTKRMADGLLAGASDGNLATGAGYDPRFYMMFNPASAGALGNGKYPYASNGTGKHNTQMILRLGEIYFIHAEAAARNGHDSAARESFQKMASRAGYPMNYVAQLPSETLLRSIFDHKVLELFAENGEDWFDYVRYYKAKNIGLNAIKSTIKAESQLVLPFPQAALAGNALLTQNPL, from the coding sequence ATGAAAATTAAATATTTAGGAATTTATATAGCCGCTACACTCAGCATGAGTGCATGCAGTATGGTAGGAGACATCGATGATATCAAGCCCTATTATAAAATGGAAACCGATAATGTGGTGTACAATACCGAATCTGCCGAATCCGTGCTCCGTGGAGTCTACAAGAGCTGGCGGACCTTTAATGTATCTTCTTTCAGACCCTACATGTCCATTCTTTCTGGAACCACAGCCAGCAAAGGAGGCGGATTGACCGGTGGTCAGGAATTTATCACCAACAGCATACAAGCGAGCAATGTAGCCCTTTCCAATCTCTATCAGGGGAGTTATCTGACGATCAATAGCGCCAATAATCTCATCATGTTGATGGAAAGGGGCGATGCTAAAGGGACACCGGAGCAACGTGTCCTCGAAATCATCGCTGAATGTAAAATCCAGCGGGCATTAGCACACTTCCAGTTATTACGCCACTTTGGGTACTTCTTTGATCTGCAGTCCAACTATGGGATCGTACTGCGAGACCAACCCTTTCAGGGTACTGAAACTGCAGCTCGCGCCAATGTACAGGCTAGTTATGATTTTATCTTACAAGATTTAGATTTTGCGATTGCTCATGCGCCCGCACAACAGGAGTTTCACTATTATGTTACCCAAATGACTGCTAAAGCCATCAAAGCGAAAGTCCTGTTGCACATGGGAAAATATGCACTAGCAGAACAGATAGCACAAGAAGTCATCGAAGATGCGGACAACAAGGGATATATGCTTGAAGATGACTTCAGCAATATATTTATACAGGGTTATGAATCTGCTGAAGTACTTTTTGCCACCTATACCTCAGGGCCCATGGAAACAGCATCAGATCAGGTCGCCAGAACAACCTATAGTGATTATACCAAACGCATGGCAGATGGTCTCCTAGCTGGCGCATCAGACGGCAATCTCGCTACCGGAGCAGGATACGACCCCCGTTTTTACATGATGTTTAATCCCGCATCGGCTGGAGCACTGGGCAACGGAAAATATCCGTATGCTTCCAATGGTACAGGAAAGCACAATACGCAGATGATTTTGCGCCTAGGTGAAATCTATTTTATCCATGCCGAAGCTGCCGCCCGCAATGGCCACGACAGCGCAGCCCGTGAAAGTTTCCAAAAAATGGCTTCTCGAGCGGGCTACCCCATGAATTATGTCGCGCAACTGCCCAGTGAGACCTTATTACGCAGCATATTTGACCATAAAGTGCTGGAACTTTTTGCTGAAAATGGAGAAGACTGGTTTGACTATGTACGGTACTATAAAGCAAAAAACATCGGTTTAAATGCCATCAAAAGCACGATCAAAGCCGAATCACAATTGGTGTTGCCATTTCCTCAAGCGGCATTAGCCGGAAATGCACTCTTGACGCAAAATCCTTTATAA
- a CDS encoding SusC/RagA family TonB-linked outer membrane protein has product MKNNYFNHVRCYLTLLLLTALFSQFSVASYGQKITIQAQQSSLKSIIQQLEKQSAYRFLYADEILKNTAPVTINRYGVGFKDIVKEIFETQPLDIQIQGKTVIIKSKDQQLGAVRGNITQSNTHAPMSGVTIKIVGKGLDLLSVSDADGNFTFADLPYGTYQLSYSYIGYLTTASLITLDQASVHQKMTMTIADSQLDQVVIIGYGTKTQKDITSSVSSIKQEQLADFSNNAATFESILGGAAKGVMVTQNSGAPGATAKLNIRGITSPLSGSSNEPLYVIDGVPFFIESSSEFPTINPLVNIPISAIESIDILKDAAATAIYGSRGANGVVIVKTNRGKKNKPLSISADYTHSISNPTKIYKPLSVDQFKDAQKIIIQNTIDGINKGQIDPYDAFYNQIPAIEIMGHVTPLEDDGFGTPLMYRFDGLRDDAFYTGNTDWTKLIRNSDARTSQFNLSLNGGSENSNLAFNFNAFDQEGLYINNGLKRYNGRLAFDSDISSKLTVGASLSYSYSTLKYGQQLFADGLTKPWLVRPDVPAYDAAGRFTAIDGSLIYGGPVLLANPLAQLHNRGINHIHQFLGSAYTEYKIFKNFKFHGDISVAAYQGGASIFSPTYSQDDFSAYGLNLYANLNTNTSNNSNTSLNFRFDYDWKKDDHHLYAMAGMGFDRYKNSGDAHTYEEFPDNEILTDPGSAARDTYFTYYRTEQGLNSIYSRLSYNYQERYLAEANFRTDESSKFGPGNKRAYFPSLSVGWRINKEQFMQSATAVNDLKLRLSWGNTGSTNISNFLYRQFFVRGSNDLWGEKPAIVLDPNLPNRDVKWEKTREYNAGLDFSLFNNRFTGSFDVYDRYTTGALAPAPVPLEAGSSTYYANIIDMSNTGFELELAYDLLKKQDFTWNLSFNIARNKNKIEKLHGANISPYSVDSYLEGYPAGTRKGYLVDHIFNNQEEIDALNSQSPTGYYQNSATGIGDYKYKDLNGDGVINTDDRTVIATAQPKYFGGFYNRIRYKNLNLSFVFQYSKGAKAIMDDYQNSLFGLLGQSLNQEIYTDMWSPTNPDAHFAKITYYDPASNSRTSDRLVYETSFLRLKNINLSYTIPKAVIQRWKINQLTVFASASNLWISTKWPGLDPEFVGSSLITGTSSNDAYPMSKTFSMGIKANF; this is encoded by the coding sequence ATGAAAAACAATTACTTCAACCATGTAAGATGTTATCTTACGTTATTGCTGCTTACTGCCCTATTTTCGCAGTTTTCCGTTGCAAGCTATGGTCAAAAAATCACGATTCAGGCACAGCAGAGCAGTTTAAAATCGATTATTCAGCAACTCGAAAAGCAGAGTGCATACCGCTTTTTATATGCTGACGAAATCTTAAAAAATACAGCACCCGTCACCATCAACCGCTATGGCGTCGGTTTCAAAGATATCGTAAAAGAAATTTTTGAAACGCAACCTTTGGACATTCAAATCCAAGGTAAGACCGTGATCATCAAATCAAAAGATCAGCAATTGGGAGCTGTTCGCGGAAATATCACACAATCCAACACCCACGCTCCGATGAGTGGTGTGACCATAAAAATTGTTGGAAAAGGTCTCGATTTACTCTCGGTATCGGATGCGGATGGAAATTTTACCTTTGCCGATTTACCCTATGGTACCTACCAGCTCTCCTATAGTTATATCGGTTATCTGACGACGGCATCATTGATTACCCTGGACCAAGCTAGCGTGCATCAGAAGATGACCATGACTATAGCGGATTCGCAGTTGGACCAGGTGGTCATCATTGGTTACGGAACGAAAACACAGAAAGACATCACCAGCTCAGTATCCTCGATCAAACAGGAACAGCTTGCTGATTTCAGCAATAATGCAGCAACTTTTGAATCCATATTGGGTGGTGCAGCAAAGGGCGTGATGGTGACTCAGAACTCAGGTGCTCCAGGAGCAACCGCGAAGTTGAATATCAGAGGAATTACATCGCCTTTATCCGGGAGCTCCAACGAACCGCTCTATGTGATCGATGGCGTACCTTTTTTTATTGAATCTTCGAGCGAATTTCCAACGATCAATCCCCTTGTTAATATCCCCATTTCGGCAATAGAAAGCATCGATATCTTAAAAGATGCGGCCGCAACTGCTATCTACGGCTCCCGAGGGGCTAATGGTGTCGTTATTGTCAAAACAAATAGAGGAAAAAAGAACAAACCATTAAGCATATCTGCCGATTATACCCATTCCATCAGCAACCCAACGAAGATATACAAGCCGTTGTCGGTTGATCAATTTAAAGATGCCCAGAAAATCATTATCCAAAATACCATTGATGGTATCAATAAAGGGCAAATAGATCCCTACGATGCTTTTTATAATCAGATACCAGCTATTGAAATCATGGGACATGTAACTCCTTTGGAAGATGATGGTTTTGGCACACCCCTGATGTATCGTTTTGATGGCCTCCGTGATGATGCTTTTTATACAGGCAATACCGACTGGACCAAATTGATCCGCAATAGCGATGCCCGCACTTCCCAGTTTAACCTTTCTTTAAACGGAGGATCTGAAAATAGTAATTTGGCTTTTAATTTCAATGCCTTTGACCAAGAAGGATTATATATCAACAATGGACTAAAGCGCTACAACGGACGACTTGCCTTTGATAGTGATATCAGCAGTAAGTTGACGGTCGGAGCTTCATTGAGCTATTCCTACAGCACCTTGAAATATGGACAGCAATTATTTGCCGACGGCCTGACTAAACCATGGCTGGTCAGACCTGACGTACCTGCTTACGACGCCGCCGGCCGGTTTACTGCTATTGATGGATCGCTCATCTATGGCGGACCGGTCCTTTTGGCCAATCCCTTGGCGCAGCTGCACAATAGGGGAATCAATCATATCCATCAGTTCTTGGGATCGGCCTACACGGAGTATAAAATCTTCAAAAATTTCAAATTTCACGGTGACATTAGTGTTGCTGCATATCAGGGCGGAGCAAGTATCTTCTCCCCGACTTATTCTCAGGATGACTTTTCCGCTTATGGTCTGAATCTGTACGCCAACCTCAACACCAATACCTCCAACAACAGCAATACCAGTCTCAATTTTAGGTTCGATTATGACTGGAAAAAAGACGATCATCACCTCTATGCAATGGCAGGTATGGGATTTGACCGCTATAAAAATAGTGGCGATGCACATACGTATGAAGAATTTCCGGACAATGAGATCCTGACCGACCCCGGTTCCGCGGCTCGTGATACCTATTTCACGTATTACCGTACAGAACAAGGACTGAATTCCATCTACAGCCGCTTGAGCTATAATTACCAAGAACGCTATCTGGCAGAAGCCAATTTCCGGACCGATGAGTCATCCAAATTTGGACCTGGAAATAAACGGGCATACTTCCCTTCCCTTTCTGTGGGCTGGCGCATCAACAAGGAGCAGTTTATGCAATCGGCAACGGCTGTCAATGATCTAAAATTGCGCCTGAGCTGGGGTAATACAGGCTCTACCAATATCAGTAATTTCTTATACCGCCAATTTTTTGTTCGGGGCTCAAATGATCTTTGGGGAGAAAAACCAGCGATTGTACTCGATCCAAACCTGCCCAATCGCGATGTAAAATGGGAAAAAACCCGGGAGTACAATGCCGGACTCGATTTCTCCCTATTCAATAACCGTTTTACAGGTAGCTTTGATGTCTATGATCGGTATACAACCGGAGCATTGGCTCCAGCACCAGTACCTCTTGAAGCAGGCTCAAGTACCTACTATGCCAATATCATCGACATGAGCAATACCGGTTTTGAACTGGAATTGGCTTATGACCTCCTGAAGAAACAAGATTTTACGTGGAACCTATCGTTTAATATCGCTCGCAATAAGAATAAAATCGAAAAATTGCACGGCGCCAATATCAGCCCCTATTCCGTAGATTCTTACTTGGAAGGCTATCCTGCAGGTACACGAAAAGGATATTTAGTAGACCATATATTCAACAATCAAGAAGAGATCGATGCTTTGAATAGCCAATCTCCGACCGGTTACTATCAGAACTCGGCCACTGGCATCGGTGACTATAAATACAAAGATCTCAATGGCGATGGAGTCATCAATACCGATGACCGTACTGTAATAGCAACTGCCCAACCCAAATACTTTGGAGGCTTTTACAATCGTATCCGCTATAAAAATCTAAACTTGTCCTTTGTATTCCAATATTCAAAAGGTGCTAAAGCCATTATGGATGACTATCAAAACAGTCTGTTTGGATTATTGGGTCAAAGTTTAAACCAAGAAATCTATACCGATATGTGGTCTCCAACAAATCCAGATGCACATTTTGCCAAAATAACGTATTATGATCCGGCTTCCAACTCGCGAACCTCAGATCGACTGGTATACGAAACATCGTTCTTACGGTTAAAAAACATCAATTTAAGCTACACGATACCCAAAGCGGTGATCCAGAGGTGGAAGATCAATCAGTTAACCGTTTTTGCATCAGCCTCCAACCTTTGGATCAGCACAAAATGGCCCGGTTTAGATCCCGAATTTGTAGGTAGTTCCCTTATTACAGGCACCTCCAGCAATGATGCCTACCCCATGTCCAAAACATTTTCCATGGGTATTAAAGCCAATTTTTAA
- a CDS encoding Pr6Pr family membrane protein, whose translation MKDTELPQDIKWFNAVVLVIMAWVTLVAIEPWTAWQMDPQSHGYGWNRFSYFTIQSNMIATATYVIAAVAILRKKQLGEWFRYLRAAAVLYMIVTGVVFAVLLRDTAVDTDPNHFNWSNFILHEFGPFFITVWWLLWPSKKPITAANSFYLLIFPLIWVIYTFVRAAITGWYPYPFLDPDVSGGIAGVSCYVLAITIFFLFLCQLLAWISCARENNNTLY comes from the coding sequence ATGAAAGATACAGAACTACCCCAAGATATAAAATGGTTCAATGCAGTGGTCTTGGTGATCATGGCATGGGTTACTTTAGTTGCCATTGAGCCTTGGACAGCCTGGCAAATGGATCCCCAGTCGCATGGCTATGGGTGGAATAGATTTAGCTATTTTACGATCCAGAGTAATATGATCGCTACAGCAACGTATGTCATTGCGGCGGTTGCTATATTAAGAAAAAAACAGCTCGGCGAATGGTTTAGGTATCTCCGCGCAGCAGCTGTCCTGTACATGATCGTTACGGGAGTTGTATTTGCCGTATTACTGCGCGATACAGCGGTAGATACCGATCCAAACCATTTCAATTGGAGTAATTTTATCTTACATGAATTTGGACCTTTCTTTATTACGGTCTGGTGGTTATTATGGCCCTCGAAAAAGCCAATAACAGCTGCCAATTCATTTTATTTGTTGATTTTCCCTTTGATCTGGGTGATCTATACATTTGTCCGTGCGGCAATTACAGGTTGGTATCCTTACCCTTTTCTTGATCCAGATGTGTCAGGAGGTATTGCCGGAGTCAGTTGTTACGTATTGGCGATTACCATTTTCTTCTTATTCCTCTGTCAGCTACTTGCTTGGATCAGCTGCGCTCGGGAGAATAATAATACGCTTTATTAA
- a CDS encoding TlpA disulfide reductase family protein, with protein MKKILFTIALSSITLISTAQKPFSLSGNMKGEKANGQIVKLLGGSDQRIIGTAVIKNNQFQITGDIPEAELIRMTIAPSATAEESTWKASTFYLDKGHIRLTGYIDSLPSYYYRPNLPQVKPIVEGSHAQSMADQLTNMNQKERKEINVLDQAYMTEYYGPSQKEQFNTERGIAILKAIDPLKKQIFERKWNFIKNNPQERVSLDEATYMIMGYGEETLSNLQMDELLTIFDPHWNGKKAYNDLKEMISKARATAIGAKIIDGPLVDQAGNPVQLLSIFPKDKKYILLEFWASWCGPCRGEIPHLRHTYNEWKDKGFDIVSISLDEKEKDWTKAMAEEHMTWNQYNAREGFDSQIAKSYDIQGIPYALLIDSEGRIIKHNMRGASLDQALTELLK; from the coding sequence ATGAAAAAAATCCTATTCACCATTGCGTTGAGCAGCATCACCCTTATTTCCACTGCGCAAAAACCATTTTCGCTATCCGGAAATATGAAAGGCGAAAAAGCCAACGGTCAAATTGTCAAATTATTGGGAGGCAGTGATCAGAGAATCATCGGGACTGCTGTTATTAAAAATAATCAGTTCCAGATCACAGGCGACATTCCGGAGGCTGAATTGATCAGGATGACGATTGCACCATCGGCGACGGCAGAAGAGTCCACCTGGAAGGCCAGTACATTCTATTTGGACAAAGGCCATATCCGCCTTACGGGCTACATCGACAGTTTACCTTCCTATTATTATAGACCCAATCTACCTCAGGTCAAGCCTATTGTTGAAGGTTCACATGCACAAAGCATGGCAGACCAATTGACCAACATGAACCAAAAAGAAAGGAAGGAGATCAACGTTCTCGATCAGGCTTATATGACCGAATACTATGGTCCTTCTCAAAAAGAACAGTTCAATACCGAAAGAGGAATCGCTATTTTGAAAGCAATAGATCCACTTAAAAAACAAATTTTTGAACGCAAATGGAACTTTATTAAAAACAATCCTCAAGAACGGGTTTCCTTAGATGAAGCGACTTACATGATCATGGGTTACGGAGAAGAGACACTTTCTAACCTTCAAATGGACGAGCTGCTGACTATTTTTGATCCACATTGGAATGGCAAAAAAGCGTACAACGATTTAAAAGAAATGATCTCCAAAGCTAGAGCAACAGCGATAGGGGCCAAAATCATAGACGGTCCGTTGGTTGATCAAGCTGGCAACCCTGTACAGTTGCTCTCTATTTTTCCAAAAGACAAGAAGTACATCTTATTAGAATTCTGGGCATCGTGGTGCGGTCCATGTCGCGGAGAAATTCCACACTTAAGACATACCTACAACGAATGGAAAGATAAGGGTTTTGATATTGTCAGCATCTCCTTGGATGAGAAGGAAAAAGACTGGACCAAGGCTATGGCCGAAGAGCATATGACCTGGAATCAGTATAATGCACGGGAAGGTTTCGATAGTCAAATTGCCAAAAGCTATGATATACAAGGTATACCTTATGCACTTTTGATCGATTCAGAAGGTCGAATTATTAAACATAATATGCGTGGTGCAAGTCTAGATCAAGCTTTAACAGAACTTCTAAAATAA